The genome window TGACGGTGGCCAGGGCGATGGCGATGGAGCCGTGGAGCAGGTCGAGCCAGAGCTGGCCGTCGCGCAGCCAGTCCCACCAGCGCCACCAGGGTCCGGTGCGGGTGGGGGCGGGCGGGGTCAGCGGCGAGCCGGCCCGTGCGGGGGCGGGGATCCGCTCCCCCGTCCACGCCAGCCGGAACCTCTCGACGTGCGCGAAGCCGCGAGCGCACGCCAGCAGGGCGAGCAGCGCCACGAGTGCCAGGGGGACCAGCACCACGCTGCTCGCCAGGCTGGTCACGAGGCTGGCCAGCGACCACAGCACCACCGTCGAGACGAGCGCGACGGGCATGCCGGTGAGCAGGTAGAGGAGGTCTCCGGGGCTCCGGCGCAGCCACCCGAGGACCACGGACGAGGCGGGGCGGGACGCGGCGGGCGGGGCGGCGGGAGCCGTCGCCGCCCGCGGCGCCGTGGTGGTGTTCGTCATGGGGAAGAGCCTGGTCGGACAGCGCATCGCCGACCATGGTGCGGCCCGGTGTCTGCGGGGTGGGGGTGGCCCCACCCCGCAGCACCCGGTCAGCCCCCCTGGCGGTGCGCCGCCCCAGGGCCCTGCCGGCGCACCCGTCAGCGCAGGGCGAACCGCTGCAGGTCCCCGGCGTACGCCTTGGCCGGCGGCCGCGCGTACTCCCCGCGCCGGCTCGTGGACAGGCCCGCGAGCACCAGCCCCTGGGCCAGGCCGACCGCCGCGGCGACGCCGTCGACCACGGGCACGCCCAGCTCGGCCGCCAGGGACGCCGCGAGGTCGGTCATGCCGGCGCAGCCGAGCACGAGCACGTCGCTGCCGTCGTCGTCGAGGGCCTTCGCGCAGGCGGCGGCGGTGGTGGCCCGGGCCAGCGGGTCGGTCTCGAGCTCGAGCACCGGGATCTCGCAGGCGTGCACCCCCGCGCAGTGCTCGCCGAAGCCGTAGCGGACGGCCAGCTCGCGGGCCCGGGCGGTGGTCCGGCCCAGCGTGGTCACCACGCTGAAGGATCGGCCCACGAGCACCGCGGCGTGCATGGCGGCCTCGGCGACGCCGACCACCGGGCCGCGGGCCACCTCGCGGCAGGCGTCCAGGCCGGGGTCTCCGAAGCAGGCGACGACGTGCGCGTCGGCCCCGGTGGCGCTGCCCTCGAGCACCGCCTCGAGCAGGCCGGGCACGGCGAGCGCCTCGTCGTAGTGGCTCTCGATGCTCGCCGGGCCGGAGCGGGAGGTGACGGCGCGCACGGTGGTGCCCGGGCCTGCTGCGGCCCGGGCACCTTCCGCGACGAGCGCCGTCATGGACCCCGTGGTGTTGGGGTTGACGACGTCGATGATCACCGGACGTCGACCACCGCGGGCGCCGTGGCGCGGTCGTCGTGGGTGGTGCCGTCGGTCATGCCGGGCTCGGTCTCGGCGACCGCGATGGCGGCCAGGGTCGGTGACCCGGGGCGCAGCGCGAGCGCGCGGTAGACCACCAGGCCGAGGCCGCAGCCGACGAACCACGCCCAGTCGCTGATCCACAGCGCCTCGCCCAGCAGGCGGGGCAGCAGCACCGAGGCGATGGCCACGCCGCCGGCGACGCAGGTGGCCACCAGGGCGTCGGGGTTGTAGCCCTTGCGGTACCAGTACCCGCCGCGCTCGTCCATGGAGTACATGGCGTCGACGGCGATGCGCTGCTTGCGCACGAGGAAGTAGTCGGCGATGAGCACCCCGAACAGCGGGCCGATGAGCGCGCCGAGGATGCCGAGCGTGTAGTGGATGGCGGTGTCGTTGGCGTACCAGTTCCACGGCGTGAGGACCACGGACCCGACCGCGGCGATCATGCCGCCGGCGCGCCAGGAGATCTTCTGCGGGTTGACGTTGGAGAAGTCGAAGGCCGGTGCGATGAAGTTGGCGACGATGTTGATGCCGATGGTGGCGGTGGTGAACGTGACCGCCCCGAGCACCACGGCGAAGGTGGAGTCGATCTGCGCCACGGTCTCGACAGGGTCGGTGATGAGGCGGCCGTAGACCGGCAGCGTCGCCGCGGCGGTGAGCACCGTCAGCAGCGAGAACAGGACGAAGTTCACCGGCAGCCCGAGGAAGTTGCCCTTCTTCACGGCGCTGAAGCTGCGGGCGTAGCGGGAGAAGTCGCCGAAGTTGAGCATCGGGCCGGAGAAGTAGGCGACCACGAGCGCGGTGGCCGACAGCATCGTGCCGAGCTGCTGCAGCGGCGTCAGCGCCTTCTCCGACAGGGTGAGCGAGACGTTGAAGTCGGCCTTGACCAGCAGGTACCCGCACAGGACGAACATCACGACGTAGACCGCCGGTCCGCAGAAGTCGATGAACCTGCGGATCGACTCCATGCCGCGCCAGAACACCGCCGCCTGCACCGCCCACAGGAAGGCGTAGGTGGCGTAGCCGAGCACGCTCAGCCCGAGGAAGCCGTGCTGCGAGGCGTCGGCGTAGGGCGCCAGTCCCGGCCACAGCCGGATGAGGACGACGTCGAGCGCCGCCGAGGCGAGGTAGGTCTGGATGCCGTACCAGGCCACGGCGATGGCGCCGCGGATGATCGCGGGGAGGTTGGCGCCCTTGACGCCGAACACCGCGCGGTTGACGACGGCGTAGGGCACGCCCGTCACCTGGCTCGGCTTGGCCACGAGGTTGCACAGGAAGTAGACGATGGTGATGCCGGCGATGAGCGCGACGAACACCTGCCAGCTGGCCAGGCCCAGGGCGAACAGGCTCCCCGCGGTGACGTACCCGCCGACGCTGTGCACGTCGGACATCCAGAACGCGAAGAGGTTGTACGAGCCCCACTTCTGCTCGCGCAGCGGGGCGAGGTCGGCGTTGGTCAGGCGCGGGTCGTAACCGGGCTTGATGAGCGCGTCCCCGGCGGCGCCGTGCGCCGCGACGGGCGCCGGGGCGGTGGGACCGTCGACGACGACACCGGCGGACGGCGGTGAGCTGCTGGCGCCGGAACGGCGCGTG of Quadrisphaera sp. RL12-1S contains these proteins:
- a CDS encoding NCS1 family nucleobase:cation symporter-1, producing the protein MPETTTRRSGASSSPPSAGVVVDGPTAPAPVAAHGAAGDALIKPGYDPRLTNADLAPLREQKWGSYNLFAFWMSDVHSVGGYVTAGSLFALGLASWQVFVALIAGITIVYFLCNLVAKPSQVTGVPYAVVNRAVFGVKGANLPAIIRGAIAVAWYGIQTYLASAALDVVLIRLWPGLAPYADASQHGFLGLSVLGYATYAFLWAVQAAVFWRGMESIRRFIDFCGPAVYVVMFVLCGYLLVKADFNVSLTLSEKALTPLQQLGTMLSATALVVAYFSGPMLNFGDFSRYARSFSAVKKGNFLGLPVNFVLFSLLTVLTAAATLPVYGRLITDPVETVAQIDSTFAVVLGAVTFTTATIGINIVANFIAPAFDFSNVNPQKISWRAGGMIAAVGSVVLTPWNWYANDTAIHYTLGILGALIGPLFGVLIADYFLVRKQRIAVDAMYSMDERGGYWYRKGYNPDALVATCVAGGVAIASVLLPRLLGEALWISDWAWFVGCGLGLVVYRALALRPGSPTLAAIAVAETEPGMTDGTTHDDRATAPAVVDVR
- a CDS encoding aspartate/glutamate racemase family protein, with the protein product MIIDVVNPNTTGSMTALVAEGARAAAGPGTTVRAVTSRSGPASIESHYDEALAVPGLLEAVLEGSATGADAHVVACFGDPGLDACREVARGPVVGVAEAAMHAAVLVGRSFSVVTTLGRTTARARELAVRYGFGEHCAGVHACEIPVLELETDPLARATTAAACAKALDDDGSDVLVLGCAGMTDLAASLAAELGVPVVDGVAAAVGLAQGLVLAGLSTSRRGEYARPPAKAYAGDLQRFALR